In Pirellulales bacterium, the following proteins share a genomic window:
- a CDS encoding lactonase family protein, which produces MIRTLTIGLFATLALGFNVSRAAEPSAAGKGQKLRFYVGSYAEAKSEAIHLVELDRENGKLTKIGGTSGVQNPSFLAIHPNQRFLYSVCEVAEIDGQRSGAIAAFAIEPADGSLKALNRESSGGQGPCHLVVDKAGKNVLAANYGGGSVCCLPIDGDGRLSKASAVIQHHGKSVNPGRQEAPHAHSVNLDPANHFAFVADLGLDEVLVYRFDAGKGSLRANEPPAAKVKPGSGPRHFVFHPSGRFAYVINELASTITAFGYDDAKGVLTEVQTIGTLPDGFKGENWTAEVQVHPSGKFVYGSNRGHNSIAAFAVDAETGRLTPIGHESSGGKTPRNFGIDPSGSFLLAANQDSDNIAVLAIDTATGKLNSTGQEIKVSKPVCVKFVAW; this is translated from the coding sequence ATGATTCGCACCCTGACGATCGGTTTGTTCGCGACACTGGCCCTCGGTTTCAACGTCTCTCGCGCCGCCGAGCCATCGGCCGCCGGCAAAGGCCAAAAGCTGCGCTTCTACGTCGGCAGCTATGCCGAAGCGAAAAGCGAAGCCATTCACCTGGTCGAGCTCGACCGCGAAAACGGTAAGCTGACCAAGATCGGCGGTACGTCGGGCGTGCAGAATCCATCGTTCCTGGCCATCCATCCCAACCAGCGTTTCCTGTATTCGGTTTGTGAAGTGGCTGAAATCGACGGCCAGCGAAGCGGCGCCATCGCGGCCTTCGCCATCGAACCCGCCGACGGAAGCCTGAAAGCGTTGAACCGCGAATCGTCGGGCGGCCAGGGACCGTGCCATCTCGTCGTCGACAAGGCCGGCAAGAACGTGCTGGCGGCCAACTACGGCGGCGGCAGCGTCTGCTGTCTGCCCATCGACGGCGATGGACGGCTGTCAAAGGCCAGCGCGGTCATCCAGCATCACGGCAAGTCGGTCAATCCGGGCCGCCAGGAGGCGCCCCACGCGCATTCGGTCAACCTCGATCCGGCCAACCACTTCGCTTTCGTGGCCGACCTGGGGCTCGACGAAGTGCTCGTCTACCGCTTCGATGCCGGCAAAGGCAGCCTGCGGGCCAACGAGCCGCCGGCGGCAAAGGTGAAGCCCGGTTCCGGGCCGCGGCACTTTGTTTTTCATCCCAGCGGCCGCTTTGCCTACGTCATCAACGAGCTCGCCTCGACCATCACCGCCTTCGGCTACGACGATGCCAAGGGCGTGCTCACCGAAGTGCAGACGATCGGCACCTTGCCCGATGGGTTCAAGGGCGAAAACTGGACGGCCGAGGTGCAGGTCCACCCATCGGGCAAATTCGTCTACGGCTCGAACCGCGGGCACAACAGCATCGCGGCCTTCGCCGTCGACGCCGAGACGGGGCGTCTGACGCCGATCGGCCACGAATCGTCCGGCGGCAAGACGCCGCGGAACTTCGGCATCGACCCTTCGGGCAGCTTCTTGCTGGCCGCCAATCAGGATTCCGACAACATCGCGGTGCTGGCGATCGACACCGCGACGGGCAAACTCAACTCGACCGGCCAGGAGATCAAGGTCTCCAAGCCGGTGTGCGTCAAGTTCGTTGCCTGGTAG